In the Apteryx mantelli isolate bAptMan1 chromosome 13, bAptMan1.hap1, whole genome shotgun sequence genome, one interval contains:
- the RAP2C gene encoding ras-related protein Rap-2c — translation MREYKVVVLGSGGVGKSALTVQFVTGTFIEKYDPTIEDFYRKEIEVDSSPSVLEILDTAGTEQFASMRDLYIKNGQGFILVYSLVNQQSFQDIKPMRDQIVRVKRYEKVPLILVGNKVDLESEREVLSAEGRALAQEWGCPFMETSAKSKTMVDELFAEIVRQMNYASLPEKQDQCCTTCIVQ, via the exons ATGCGGGAGTACAAGGTGGTGGTGCTGGGCAGCGGCGGCGTGGGGAAGTCCGCCCTGACGGTGCAGTTCGTCACCGGCACCTTCATCGAGAAGTATGACCCCACCATCGAGGACTTCTACCGCAAGGAGATCGAGGTGGACTCGTCCCCCTCGGTGCTGGAGATCCTGGACACGGCGGGCACCGAGCAGTTCGCCTCCATGCGCGATCTCTACATCAAAAACGGCCAGGGCTTCATCCTCGTCTACAGCCTGGTCAACCAGCAGTCCTTCCAG GACATCAAGCCAATGAGGGACCAGATTGTTCGGGTGAAGAGATACGAGAAAGTTCCTCTGATCCTAGTGGGGAATAAAGTGGATCTGGAGTCGGAGAGGGAGGTCTTATCTGCAGAAGGCAGAGCTCTGGCTCAGGAATGGGGCTGTCCCTTCATGGAGACATCAGCCAAGAGCAAAACAATGGTGGATGAACTGTTTGCTGAGATCGTCAGACAAATGAACTATGCCTCCCTGCCTGAAAAACAAGATCAGTGTTGTACAACTTGCATCGTCCAgtga